Below is a genomic region from Mesorhizobium sp. NZP2298.
GAGTGCGTGGCGGTGGCGTGAACCCTGGACCATGCCTCGGCGCTGGCGTTTGGCCGGTAGCGCTATAAGCTCCCCCGCAAACGGAGAGATTGCCATGAAGAAGGAAGTCATCGAAGTGCCGGTCATGTCGGACAAGGTGCGGGCCCTCGGCCTGCCCTGTTCGACGGCGGTGAAGGCCAACGGCTTCGTGTTCATCTCGGCGACGCCGCCGGTGGACATGGTGACCGGCGAGATGGTGCGCGGCGACATCGAGGTGCAGACCGAGGCGTCGCTGAAGGCGCTGAAACATTGCCTGGAGGCGGCCGGCACCTCGCTGGAAAACGTGGTGATGGTGCGCATCTACGCCGTCAATTCCGGCTTCTACAACGCCATCAACCGGGTTTACGCGAAGTATTTCAACGTCAACCCGCCGGCGCGGAGTTTTGTGCCGGTGGCGTCTTGGCCGATGGAGTTTGATATCGAGATTGAGTGTGTGGCGGTGGCTTGAGAACCGCAAGTCCCCTCCTATTTTCTCGGAGAACTGTGTGCCCTTGTCGCCATTGGATGCACTTCGCCATAGGCGTCCGACCAATCAAGCGGCAGGCGCAGCCTCTTCCGGGGCGTCTGTCGCCTTTGGAATGACAGCGAGCTCTGCATCTGGCAGCCGTCCAAACTTTTTCTGCCATTGTATTAACTGCCAAGTGTGGGCTCTGGCACTGTCCAGTGGGCTTCGTGCTGCTATAATTTGGAGCGCATCGGCTGCACGGGACATGATTTCTATAGCGATATTGGTCGGGTTTGAGACATTGAGATAGTCCGTGAGGCCTTCGCGT
It encodes:
- a CDS encoding RidA family protein, with the protein product MKKEVIEVPVMSDKVRALGLPCSTAVKANGFVFISATPPVDMVTGEMVRGDIEVQTEASLKALKHCLEAAGTSLENVVMVRIYAVNSGFYNAINRVYAKYFNVNPPARSFVPVASWPMEFDIEIECVAVA